The Hyphomonas sediminis genome contains a region encoding:
- the metK gene encoding methionine adenosyltransferase: protein MPLKSHEFTSESVSEGHPDKVADQISDAVVDLFLSKDPTSKVAVETLTTTNRVVLAGEVRTNNGAVVTAEEMNEAARAVVKKIGYEQDGFHWQNMVVENHVHGQSAEIAQGVEEGQGLFKEEGAGDQGIMFGYASDETPELMPATLVYSHQILQKLAALRHSGKNPQLEPDAKSQVTLQYQGSRPIGVNAVVVSHQHKAGVSQDELREIIRPVVKEVLPEGWFPPEDKFYVNPTGSFVIGGPDGDTGLTGRKIIVDTYGGAAPHGGGAFSGKDPSKVDRSAAYATRYLAKNIVAAGLANRCTIQVSYAIGVAQPLSIYVDTHGTGNADEARIAKALRDLFDLSPKGIRTHLKLNNPIYSPTAAYGHFGRVPDAGTFTWEQTDLVDELKRLAN from the coding sequence CCAAGGACCCGACCTCGAAAGTCGCCGTCGAAACGCTGACGACCACCAACCGCGTCGTCCTCGCCGGCGAGGTACGCACGAATAACGGCGCTGTCGTCACGGCTGAAGAGATGAACGAAGCGGCCCGCGCTGTCGTCAAGAAGATCGGCTATGAGCAGGACGGCTTCCACTGGCAGAACATGGTCGTGGAAAACCATGTCCACGGACAATCTGCCGAGATCGCCCAAGGCGTGGAAGAAGGCCAAGGCCTCTTCAAGGAAGAAGGCGCCGGCGACCAGGGCATCATGTTCGGCTATGCGTCGGACGAGACGCCGGAGCTGATGCCCGCCACCCTCGTCTATTCCCACCAGATCCTGCAGAAGCTCGCGGCCCTGCGCCATTCGGGCAAGAACCCGCAGCTGGAACCTGATGCGAAAAGCCAGGTCACCCTGCAATATCAAGGCTCGCGCCCGATCGGCGTCAACGCCGTCGTTGTGTCCCACCAGCACAAGGCCGGCGTCAGCCAGGACGAGCTGCGCGAGATCATCCGCCCGGTCGTCAAGGAAGTCCTGCCAGAGGGCTGGTTCCCGCCGGAAGACAAGTTCTATGTGAACCCGACCGGCAGCTTCGTCATTGGCGGCCCCGATGGCGATACAGGCCTCACCGGCCGCAAGATCATCGTCGACACTTATGGCGGCGCAGCGCCCCATGGTGGCGGCGCCTTCTCCGGCAAGGATCCGTCCAAAGTGGACCGTTCGGCCGCTTACGCCACGCGCTACCTCGCCAAGAACATCGTCGCCGCGGGCCTCGCCAACCGCTGCACGATCCAGGTCTCCTACGCCATCGGCGTCGCCCAGCCGCTCTCGATCTATGTCGACACCCATGGCACGGGCAATGCGGATGAAGCCCGCATCGCCAAGGCCCTGCGCGACCTGTTCGACCTGTCGCCCAAGGGGATCCGGACCCACCTGAAGCTGAACAATCCGATCTACAGCCCAACGGCTGCCTACGGACATTTCGGCCGCGTGCCTGACGCCGGTACCTTCACCTGGGAACAGACCGACCTCGTCGACGAACTCAAGCGTCTGGCGAACTGA